From Pontibacter actiniarum, a single genomic window includes:
- the xseA gene encoding exodeoxyribonuclease VII large subunit: MSQIYIRQTVVYEEHQAPLSLYELHQQIREELEVAFPDSYWVVAEVAQVNVDRRKGHCYLTLVDKGDDARQMLAQARATIWGSRYQMLGRYFEEKTGQPLKAGLKVLLQATVRFHELYGLSLDITNIDPNYTIGDLARQRQETLKRLEAEGLLEANKELKLPLVPQRLAVISSGTAAGYQDFIHQLAGNSYGYYFETTLFPATVQGNEAPASVAQAFARISSNSDAFDAIVLIRGGGSQTDLSCFDDYRIAAAIGHSPLPVLTGIGHERDESIADLVANTRLKTPTAVAGFLIDRFREAEESAEDMFDSIRMFAAQQLKLTSDKLERLSLRFNNITKQQLQNRKDKLESLSRGLLLKPKSYLEAQRHLVSDMEKDISSGTKDLLHERQRYLQELSVCVEGKSQRYLHMKEHELNHLVHCLETEANDQLKKEQLLFSKYSDKLEYGAKGKLTNEHHRLRLLEMGIEANNPEKLLLRGYTLTLLNGRIIKSTKDVKDGDVVETKMQDGTLHSMVVNVDTDE, encoded by the coding sequence ATGTCCCAGATCTATATTCGCCAAACGGTAGTGTACGAGGAGCACCAGGCCCCGCTTTCGCTGTATGAGCTGCACCAGCAGATCCGCGAGGAGCTGGAGGTGGCGTTCCCGGACAGCTATTGGGTGGTGGCAGAGGTGGCGCAGGTAAACGTAGACCGGCGCAAGGGCCACTGCTACCTCACGCTGGTAGACAAAGGCGACGATGCGCGGCAGATGCTGGCACAGGCGCGCGCTACCATCTGGGGCTCGCGCTACCAGATGCTGGGCCGCTATTTCGAAGAGAAAACAGGACAGCCGCTAAAGGCAGGGCTAAAGGTGCTGCTGCAGGCAACGGTGCGTTTCCATGAGCTCTATGGCCTCAGCCTCGACATCACCAACATCGACCCCAACTACACCATTGGGGACCTGGCCCGCCAACGGCAGGAAACCCTAAAGCGCCTGGAGGCGGAGGGCCTGCTGGAGGCAAACAAAGAGCTAAAGCTGCCCCTGGTGCCGCAGAGGCTAGCCGTTATTTCATCGGGCACGGCGGCCGGCTACCAGGACTTCATCCACCAGCTGGCGGGCAACAGCTACGGCTATTACTTCGAAACCACGCTTTTCCCGGCTACGGTGCAGGGCAACGAGGCCCCTGCCTCGGTGGCACAGGCCTTTGCCCGGATTAGCAGCAACAGCGATGCGTTTGATGCCATTGTGCTGATTCGGGGGGGCGGCTCCCAAACGGACCTCAGCTGCTTCGATGACTACAGAATTGCCGCAGCCATCGGGCACTCGCCGCTGCCGGTGCTAACGGGCATCGGCCACGAGCGCGATGAAAGCATTGCCGACCTGGTGGCCAACACCCGCCTCAAGACCCCGACCGCTGTGGCCGGGTTCCTGATCGACAGGTTCAGGGAGGCAGAGGAAAGTGCGGAGGATATGTTCGACAGCATCCGGATGTTTGCCGCACAGCAGCTCAAACTCACCAGTGACAAACTGGAGCGGCTGAGCCTGCGCTTCAACAACATCACCAAACAGCAATTGCAAAACCGGAAAGACAAGCTCGAAAGCCTGTCGCGGGGGCTGCTCCTGAAGCCAAAGTCATACCTGGAGGCGCAACGGCACCTGGTAAGCGACATGGAGAAGGACATCAGCTCCGGCACAAAAGACTTGCTGCACGAGCGGCAACGGTACCTGCAGGAGCTTTCGGTGTGTGTGGAGGGCAAAAGCCAGCGCTACCTGCACATGAAAGAGCACGAGCTGAACCACCTGGTGCACTGCCTGGAGACAGAGGCAAACGATCAGCTTAAAAAAGAGCAGCTGCTGTTTTCGAAGTATAGCGATAAGCTGGAGTACGGCGCCAAAGGCAAGCTTACCAACGAGCACCACCGCCTGAGGCTGCTGGAGATGGGCATTGAGGCAAACAACCCCGAAAAACTGCTCCTGCGCGGCTACACGCTGACGCTCCTAAACGGCAGGATTATTAAAAGTACAAAAGACGTGAAAGACGGCGATGTGGTGGAGACGAAGATGCAGGACGGCACCCTCCACAGCATGGTTGTAAATGTTGATACAGATGAATAA
- a CDS encoding O-acetylhomoserine aminocarboxypropyltransferase/cysteine synthase family protein: MSKSLHFETLQLHAGQEIDPTTQSRAVPIYQTTSYAFKNAEHGANLFALKEFGNIYTRIMNPTTDVFEKRIAALEGGVAAVAVASGQAAQFIALTNILEAGDNFITTSYLYGGTYNQFKVSFKRLGIETRFAETDEVASYEKLIDEKTRAIYVETIGNPRFNIPDFEAVAALARKYDIPLVVDNTFGAGGYLFRPLEHGANVVVESATKWIGGHGTSIGGVLVDGGNFNWGNGKFKQFSEPSEGYHGLNFWEVFGEGSPFGNIAFAIRARVEGLRDFGPALSPFNSFLLLQGLETLSLRVDRTVQNALALAQWLERQELVESVNYPGLESSPYHELAQKYLKRGFGGVLSFKLKGDKQQAEKFVNSLQLVSHLANVGDAKTLIIHPASTTHQQLSDAEQRSAGVDPTLLRISAGIEHLDDIKADFEQAFAKVEAEPAIA, encoded by the coding sequence ATGTCAAAATCACTGCACTTCGAGACACTACAGCTGCACGCCGGCCAGGAGATAGATCCAACCACACAGTCGCGCGCCGTACCCATCTACCAAACCACCTCCTACGCTTTTAAGAACGCCGAGCACGGCGCCAACCTGTTTGCCCTGAAGGAGTTCGGTAACATCTATACCCGTATCATGAACCCCACCACCGATGTGTTTGAAAAGCGCATCGCGGCGCTGGAAGGGGGAGTGGCGGCGGTGGCGGTGGCCTCAGGCCAGGCGGCCCAGTTTATTGCGCTCACCAACATACTGGAGGCCGGCGACAACTTTATCACCACCAGTTACCTCTATGGCGGCACTTACAACCAGTTTAAGGTATCGTTTAAGCGCCTGGGCATTGAGACGCGCTTTGCAGAAACCGATGAGGTGGCGAGCTACGAGAAGCTAATCGACGAAAAGACCAGGGCCATCTATGTTGAAACGATCGGCAACCCGCGCTTCAACATTCCTGACTTTGAGGCTGTTGCCGCTCTTGCCCGCAAGTATGATATTCCGCTGGTGGTGGATAATACCTTCGGGGCCGGCGGCTACCTGTTCCGTCCGTTGGAGCACGGGGCCAATGTGGTGGTTGAGTCTGCTACGAAATGGATCGGCGGGCATGGCACCAGCATCGGCGGTGTGCTAGTGGACGGCGGTAACTTTAACTGGGGCAACGGCAAGTTTAAGCAGTTCTCGGAGCCAAGCGAGGGTTACCACGGCCTTAACTTCTGGGAAGTGTTCGGGGAGGGCAGCCCTTTCGGGAATATCGCCTTTGCCATACGTGCCCGGGTGGAGGGGCTCCGGGATTTCGGTCCGGCACTGAGCCCATTCAACTCCTTCTTGCTGCTGCAGGGGCTGGAGACACTCTCGCTGCGCGTGGACAGGACGGTGCAGAATGCCCTGGCGCTGGCGCAGTGGCTGGAGCGGCAGGAGCTGGTGGAGAGCGTAAACTACCCTGGCCTGGAAAGCAGCCCCTATCATGAGCTGGCGCAGAAGTACCTCAAGCGCGGGTTTGGCGGCGTACTTTCCTTTAAGCTGAAGGGCGACAAGCAGCAGGCGGAGAAATTTGTCAACAGCCTGCAACTGGTAAGCCACCTGGCCAACGTGGGCGATGCCAAAACGTTGATCATCCACCCAGCCTCCACCACGCACCAACAGTTAAGCGATGCCGAGCAGCGAAGCGCCGGCGTAGACCCGACCTTGCTGCGGATATCCGCCGGCATAGAGCACCTCGACGACATTAAAGCAGATTTTGAGCAGGCCTTTGCCAAAGTAGAGGCTGAGCCCGCCATAGCCTAA
- a CDS encoding homoserine O-acetyltransferase family protein, whose translation MPEHHVFHHQQEFRLESGALLPGFQLAYTTYGTLNPQGSNVVWVCHALTGSADVTDWWGDLFGEGRLYDPREWFVVCANTLGGCYGSTGPLSVNPITLQPYFHTFPQFTNRDVVRAFDLLRQELELERVHTLLGGSLGGQQALEWALLKPNVFERLVHVASNARHSPWGVAFNESQRMAIRQDPSWGNSTREAGKEGLKTARAIAMLSYRHYNTYHLSQQEPGHSITDSFRAASYQVYQGEKLANRFNAYTYWLLSKAMDAHNVGRDRGGVEKALAQLRARCLFVGVDTDLLFPVEEQRFLHEQVPGSSFCLLRSNYGHDGFLVEVEQLTDAIQDFYQQEQVKQELNYEKQER comes from the coding sequence ATGCCAGAACACCACGTTTTTCACCATCAGCAAGAATTCAGGCTGGAGTCCGGGGCTTTGCTCCCTGGTTTCCAGCTGGCCTATACCACGTACGGCACGTTAAACCCGCAAGGCAGCAACGTTGTGTGGGTGTGCCATGCACTTACCGGCAGCGCCGATGTTACCGACTGGTGGGGCGACCTTTTCGGTGAGGGGAGGCTCTACGACCCGCGGGAGTGGTTTGTGGTGTGCGCCAACACGCTGGGCGGCTGCTACGGCTCTACGGGGCCGCTTTCTGTAAACCCCATTACACTGCAGCCATACTTCCATACCTTCCCGCAGTTTACGAACCGGGATGTGGTGCGTGCCTTTGACCTGCTGCGGCAGGAACTGGAGCTGGAGCGGGTGCATACCTTGCTGGGGGGCTCCCTGGGCGGGCAGCAGGCGTTGGAGTGGGCCCTGCTAAAGCCAAATGTGTTTGAGCGCCTGGTGCATGTGGCCAGCAACGCGCGGCACTCTCCGTGGGGTGTGGCCTTTAACGAGAGCCAACGCATGGCTATCCGGCAAGACCCGTCGTGGGGCAACAGCACGCGGGAGGCCGGTAAGGAAGGGCTGAAAACGGCCCGCGCGATCGCTATGCTCTCCTACAGGCACTACAATACGTACCACCTGTCGCAGCAGGAGCCGGGGCACAGCATCACCGATAGCTTCAGGGCCGCCAGCTACCAGGTGTACCAGGGAGAGAAGCTGGCAAACAGGTTTAACGCCTATACCTACTGGTTGCTTTCTAAGGCCATGGATGCACACAATGTGGGCCGCGACAGGGGAGGAGTGGAGAAGGCACTGGCGCAGCTAAGGGCGCGCTGCCTGTTTGTGGGGGTAGACACGGATCTGCTCTTTCCGGTGGAGGAGCAGCGTTTCCTGCATGAGCAGGTGCCGGGCTCGTCTTTCTGCCTCCTTCGCTCAAACTACGGCCACGACGGCTTTCTGGTGGAGGTGGAACAGCTGACGGATGCCATTCAAGATTTTTATCAACAGGAACAAGTAAAACAAGAACTGAACTATGAAAAGCAAGAGCGCTAA
- a CDS encoding homoserine dehydrogenase gives MKSKSAKRIGIFGFGCVGQGLHDVLQDNPHLEVARICVRDREKLRTLPNDTFTYDPQELLQDESISLFAELISDPKEALQIVRQALEAGKTIVSANKKMISENLPELVALQQEFGGTLLYEAAVCGSIPILRTLEAYYGTEPLQEVSGILNGSSNYILTKLDAEGLSYDEALAQAQALGFAEADPTLDVGGYDALHKISLVAAHAFGAVIKPEQVLRAGIQHITKRDINLAQALGGRFRLVASAKVNKNNKLALQVLPTLVFPDSDLYYVEAEFNGVHLQAKYAGDQFLKGRGAGSHPTGSAVWADVSAALAGYKYNYPKFTYDCEERLKQVPLEEEDELKVYLRTAMPELLPQLPWRELTSFGVDANVGQLVGTMRRKDLLLYLPSLKQTTAFIAQLPAHVTAEQVVNASCQVLEEVA, from the coding sequence ATGAAAAGCAAGAGCGCTAAACGCATCGGTATATTTGGCTTCGGCTGTGTGGGCCAGGGGCTGCACGATGTGCTACAGGATAACCCGCACCTGGAGGTGGCCAGGATCTGCGTGCGCGACAGAGAAAAGCTGCGCACGCTGCCAAACGACACCTTTACCTATGACCCGCAGGAGCTGCTGCAGGACGAAAGCATAAGCCTTTTTGCCGAGCTGATCAGCGACCCGAAAGAGGCGCTGCAGATTGTGCGCCAGGCATTGGAGGCGGGTAAAACCATTGTGTCTGCCAACAAGAAGATGATCTCCGAGAACCTGCCGGAATTGGTGGCACTGCAGCAGGAGTTTGGGGGCACCTTACTGTATGAGGCGGCTGTTTGCGGCAGCATCCCAATTCTTCGTACGCTGGAGGCCTACTACGGCACCGAACCTTTGCAGGAGGTAAGCGGCATTCTGAACGGTTCTTCAAACTACATTCTGACCAAGCTGGATGCCGAAGGCCTGTCTTACGACGAGGCGCTGGCGCAGGCGCAGGCACTCGGCTTCGCGGAGGCCGACCCAACGCTGGACGTGGGCGGCTACGACGCCCTGCACAAAATCAGCCTGGTGGCCGCCCATGCTTTCGGGGCTGTTATTAAGCCGGAGCAGGTGCTGCGCGCAGGTATACAGCACATCACGAAGCGCGATATCAACCTGGCGCAGGCGCTGGGCGGGCGGTTCAGGCTGGTGGCCTCTGCCAAGGTTAACAAAAACAACAAGCTGGCGCTGCAGGTGCTGCCGACGCTCGTGTTCCCGGACTCTGACCTGTACTATGTGGAGGCGGAGTTTAACGGGGTGCACCTGCAGGCCAAATACGCCGGAGATCAGTTTCTGAAAGGCCGCGGAGCGGGCAGCCACCCGACCGGGTCGGCCGTTTGGGCGGACGTGTCGGCGGCGCTGGCGGGTTACAAGTACAACTACCCGAAGTTCACCTACGACTGCGAGGAGCGGCTGAAGCAGGTGCCGTTGGAGGAAGAGGACGAACTGAAGGTATACCTGCGCACGGCTATGCCGGAGCTGCTGCCCCAACTGCCGTGGCGGGAGCTGACCTCGTTTGGGGTAGATGCCAACGTGGGCCAACTGGTAGGCACCATGCGCCGCAAAGACCTGCTGCTGTACCTGCCGTCTCTGAAGCAAACCACCGCTTTTATTGCGCAGTTGCCTGCACATGTTACGGCAGAACAGGTGGTAAACGCGTCGTGCCAGGTGCTGGAAGAAGTGGCTTAA
- the lysA gene encoding diaminopimelate decarboxylase, whose product MESLTETAPMLKLNPEQLQQHATPFYAYDLNLLRQTLQSARQEAQKYNFHVHYALKANANAPVLAEMRQHGFGADCVSGNEVKAAIENGFAPKEVVFAGVGKSDEEINFALEQEIFCFNCESKHELEVLNELAEKKGKTARVALRINPNVNANTHKYITTGLEENKFGINSWELDSVLELLQQLKHVELIGIHFHIGSQITDLTVFKNLCTRVNEFQEWFLAHNIRLEHVNVGGGLGVDYYNPEQHPIPDFAAYFALFNQFLELRPGQQVHFELGRSLVAQCGTLVSRVLYIKNGISTNFAILDAGMTELIRPALYQSYHKIENLTSKKAEVRYDVVGPICESSDCFGKAVMLPETNRGDLIAIRSAGAYGEVMASAYNLRDKAKAIYL is encoded by the coding sequence ATGGAATCTTTGACAGAAACGGCGCCCATGCTTAAGCTTAACCCGGAGCAGCTGCAGCAACACGCTACTCCGTTTTATGCATACGACCTGAACCTGCTGCGCCAAACGCTGCAATCCGCCCGGCAGGAAGCCCAGAAGTATAATTTCCATGTGCATTACGCCCTTAAAGCCAATGCCAACGCACCTGTTTTAGCCGAAATGCGCCAACACGGCTTTGGGGCCGACTGCGTTAGCGGCAACGAGGTAAAGGCGGCCATCGAGAACGGCTTCGCGCCGAAAGAGGTGGTGTTCGCCGGTGTGGGGAAGTCAGATGAAGAGATAAACTTTGCCCTGGAGCAGGAGATCTTCTGCTTCAACTGCGAGTCTAAGCACGAGCTGGAGGTACTGAACGAGCTGGCGGAGAAGAAAGGCAAAACGGCGCGTGTCGCGCTGCGCATCAACCCGAACGTAAACGCCAACACGCATAAGTACATTACCACCGGCCTGGAGGAAAACAAGTTCGGGATTAACTCCTGGGAGCTGGACAGCGTGCTGGAGCTGTTACAGCAGCTAAAGCACGTGGAGTTGATCGGCATTCACTTCCACATCGGTTCCCAGATTACGGACCTGACGGTGTTTAAGAACCTTTGTACCCGCGTAAATGAGTTTCAGGAGTGGTTCCTGGCGCACAACATTCGCCTGGAGCATGTGAACGTGGGCGGTGGCCTGGGTGTGGATTACTACAACCCGGAGCAGCACCCTATCCCTGACTTTGCGGCGTACTTTGCCCTCTTCAACCAGTTTCTGGAGCTGAGGCCGGGGCAGCAGGTGCATTTTGAGCTGGGCCGCTCGCTGGTTGCCCAGTGCGGCACGCTGGTCTCGCGGGTGCTTTACATCAAAAACGGCATCTCCACCAACTTTGCCATCCTGGATGCCGGCATGACGGAGCTGATACGCCCGGCGCTGTACCAATCGTACCACAAGATAGAGAACCTGACGAGCAAAAAGGCAGAAGTTCGCTACGATGTGGTGGGCCCGATCTGCGAGTCGAGCGACTGCTTTGGCAAGGCGGTGATGCTGCCCGAGACCAACCGCGGCGATTTGATCGCCATTCGGTCGGCAGGCGCCTACGGCGAGGTAATGGCCTCTGCCTACAACCTGCGCGACAAGGCAAAAGCCATCTACCTGTAG
- a CDS encoding aspartate kinase: MKILKFGGTSVGSAERMKAVASLIQNDEPKIVVLSAMSGTTNGLVQIAETLYQNKHDEAKALIKALHDKYKQVAEELYTSGEKKKQANELLKQHFDYLTAFTLDLFTIHEERAVLAQGELLSTALFQFYLEEQGVNSVLLPALNFMKIDENEEPDNDYIAKQLQKELQKHEGVELFVTQGYICRNAFGEIDNLKRGGSDYSASLIGAAVEAEEIQIWTDIDGMHNNDPRIVKNTYPIAELSFDEAAELAYFGAKILHPSSVLPAKQKNIPVKLLNTMEPEARGTTISSEAEGGKIKAVAAKDGITAIKIKSGRMLLAYGFLRSVFEVFERYKTPIDMITTSEVAVSLTIDNDKFLSEIVKELKEFGQVEVDQEQTIICVVGDFIAERSGSGLAIFESLKHIALRMISYGGSKNNISLLINTTDKVEALTKLNDGIFDRNGAHA; the protein is encoded by the coding sequence ATGAAAATACTCAAGTTCGGCGGTACCTCTGTGGGGTCTGCTGAGAGAATGAAGGCGGTTGCCTCGCTCATCCAGAACGATGAGCCTAAGATTGTAGTGCTGTCGGCCATGTCGGGCACTACAAACGGATTGGTACAGATTGCGGAGACACTGTACCAGAACAAACACGACGAAGCAAAGGCGCTGATTAAGGCGTTGCACGATAAGTATAAACAGGTGGCAGAGGAACTCTACACCTCCGGCGAAAAGAAAAAACAGGCCAACGAGCTGCTCAAGCAGCATTTCGACTACCTCACCGCCTTTACCCTGGACCTCTTCACCATACATGAGGAGCGCGCGGTACTGGCACAGGGAGAGCTGCTGAGCACGGCGCTTTTCCAGTTTTACCTCGAAGAGCAAGGGGTGAACTCCGTTCTGCTGCCGGCCCTCAACTTCATGAAGATCGATGAGAACGAGGAGCCCGATAACGACTATATTGCCAAGCAACTGCAGAAAGAGCTGCAGAAGCATGAGGGTGTGGAGCTGTTTGTGACGCAGGGGTACATCTGCCGCAACGCCTTCGGGGAGATTGACAACCTGAAGCGCGGCGGCTCCGACTACTCTGCCTCCCTTATCGGGGCAGCTGTGGAAGCGGAAGAAATCCAGATCTGGACCGACATCGACGGCATGCACAACAACGATCCGCGCATTGTAAAGAACACATACCCGATCGCGGAGCTTTCCTTCGACGAGGCAGCAGAGTTAGCCTACTTCGGAGCCAAGATCCTGCACCCGAGCAGCGTGCTGCCAGCCAAGCAGAAGAACATTCCCGTGAAGCTGCTCAACACGATGGAGCCGGAGGCAAGGGGCACCACCATCAGCTCCGAGGCAGAGGGAGGAAAGATAAAGGCAGTAGCAGCCAAGGACGGCATTACGGCGATCAAGATAAAATCCGGGCGCATGCTGCTGGCCTACGGCTTCCTGCGCAGCGTGTTTGAGGTGTTCGAAAGGTATAAAACGCCGATCGACATGATCACGACCTCCGAGGTGGCTGTGTCCTTAACAATTGACAACGATAAGTTCCTGAGCGAGATTGTAAAGGAGCTGAAGGAGTTTGGCCAGGTAGAGGTAGACCAGGAGCAGACCATTATCTGTGTGGTAGGCGACTTTATAGCCGAGCGCAGCGGCTCCGGTCTGGCTATCTTCGAATCATTGAAACACATTGCCCTCCGCATGATCTCCTACGGCGGAAGCAAAAACAACATCAGCCTCCTAATTAACACCACGGATAAGGTGGAGGCTTTAACTAAACTGAACGATGGAATCTTTGACAGAAACGGCGCCCATGCTTAA